A genome region from Natronobeatus ordinarius includes the following:
- a CDS encoding polysaccharide deacetylase family protein, with protein sequence MLRRTARSVLKAGNTRVDFARRFPDEHDVVLHYHAVGGVGWDSIPPAWFRSHLEWLTRQYRIVDLPEILTPASEKRIVLTFDDGLQCFYDTVLPLVREYGIPVTVYVIGDAIRDREPDYMPVKCEFMTRVQLDELVDEPLVTIGNHTRTHARLPALDRYAIEAEVNGGKEIIDAELGIDVDRFCYPHGESDPRAVDVVSDRHETAVVGGDATPKTVADPYLVPRTSGAVPPSELRWHVPDFPKCWPIRSPG encoded by the coding sequence ATGCTCCGCCGTACCGCCCGTTCGGTTCTCAAAGCCGGAAACACTCGAGTCGACTTCGCTCGGAGATTCCCGGACGAACACGACGTGGTGCTTCATTATCACGCGGTCGGCGGCGTTGGCTGGGATAGCATTCCACCGGCGTGGTTTCGGTCCCACCTCGAGTGGCTGACGAGGCAGTACCGGATCGTCGACTTGCCGGAGATCCTCACTCCCGCTTCCGAAAAACGGATCGTGTTGACGTTCGACGACGGTCTGCAGTGTTTTTACGACACAGTGCTTCCACTCGTTCGCGAATACGGGATTCCCGTTACCGTCTACGTGATCGGAGACGCCATACGGGACCGAGAGCCGGATTACATGCCTGTTAAATGTGAGTTCATGACGCGAGTGCAACTCGACGAGCTCGTCGACGAGCCACTCGTGACGATTGGCAACCACACACGGACCCACGCTCGGTTACCGGCGCTCGATCGATACGCCATTGAAGCGGAAGTAAACGGCGGAAAAGAGATAATCGACGCCGAACTCGGTATCGACGTCGATCGGTTCTGCTATCCACACGGGGAATCCGATCCCAGGGCTGTCGACGTGGTCAGTGACCGACACGAGACCGCGGTCGTCGGTGGTGACGCCACACCCAAGACGGTTGCCGATCCCTACCTCGTTCCCAGAACGAGCGGGGCGGTTCCGCCGAGTGAACTTCGCTGGCACGTCCCAGACTTTCCGAAGTGCTGGCCAATTCGGTCTCCCGGCTAA
- a CDS encoding glycosyltransferase family 2 protein, which yields MVDVSVITNTYNDGQYLSRAIHSVACQTYGNLEHLIVDDGSTDDTQAILGLYDYDHLRIIRKPENEGLARARNTGLEYADGAYVVYLDADDELLPQAIETLVTLIEATEAIAVCPSYFHIWDDGTTGVQSSPNRQLTDGDFENHGMSAIGGFGGTMIEQRALDEIGGFDTQFNHTVDFDLCLRLITHGPMYGTDEILYTYYRGHESQMSSQDHLADRKLFLDRHNSRMSRYYRSNCYYGLALDHGDNGDVPSAKQNLLKAIVAYPARIQYYYYLLAIYLGGYDVARHLHNTIRDRVATG from the coding sequence ATGGTCGACGTCAGCGTCATTACGAACACCTACAATGACGGCCAATACCTCTCCAGGGCGATCCACAGCGTGGCGTGTCAAACGTACGGCAACCTCGAGCACCTCATCGTGGACGACGGTTCGACCGACGACACACAGGCAATCCTCGGCCTGTACGACTACGATCACCTGCGTATTATCCGGAAGCCGGAGAACGAGGGATTGGCCAGGGCACGGAACACTGGACTCGAGTACGCAGACGGGGCCTACGTCGTCTACCTGGACGCCGACGACGAACTTCTCCCGCAGGCAATCGAAACGCTCGTAACCCTAATTGAGGCTACCGAGGCGATTGCAGTGTGTCCATCGTACTTTCATATCTGGGACGACGGGACAACCGGCGTCCAGTCATCACCCAATAGACAATTAACGGATGGCGATTTTGAAAACCATGGCATGTCCGCCATTGGTGGGTTTGGCGGGACGATGATAGAACAACGAGCGCTGGATGAGATTGGGGGGTTTGATACGCAATTCAACCACACTGTTGATTTTGATCTCTGTCTCCGACTCATTACCCACGGACCGATGTATGGGACGGACGAGATACTCTACACTTACTACCGAGGACATGAGAGTCAGATGTCCTCACAAGATCATCTGGCAGACCGGAAGTTATTTTTGGACCGACATAACTCGAGAATGTCACGGTATTATCGTTCAAACTGTTACTATGGGCTGGCTTTGGACCATGGGGATAATGGAGACGTTCCCAGTGCAAAACAAAATCTCTTGAAGGCTATTGTTGCCTATCCAGCTAGGATACAGTACTACTACTATTTGCTGGCGATATACTTGGGGGGATATGATGTGGCGCGACATCTCCACAATACGATCAGAGACAGAGTCGCTACCGGCTGA
- a CDS encoding NAD-dependent epimerase/dehydratase family protein, translated as MRAAVTGGAGFIGSHLAERLVERGDSVTVVDDLSSGKREWVPSEATFVEGDLLERELLESAIHPELDVVFHLASRKAVNDDQPHSQFRENTLMTSSLLQAMRSHGVDTLVFTSSSTVYGEAPRPTPEDYAPLEPISAYGASKLACEGLLATAAHSHGMTVRNVRFANIVGPRLRGAVVPDFIEKLQADPETLTILGNGRQEKSYMHVDDCIDAMLHVLEETTGPMTSVNLGTRTTTSVNRIADIVADEIGVDPAYEYTGGERGWTGDIPKMRLSIEKLAALGWEPSTESDAAVRQATRELLSEPSIG; from the coding sequence ATGAGGGCGGCTGTCACAGGTGGGGCCGGCTTTATCGGCTCACACCTCGCCGAACGGCTGGTCGAACGAGGTGACTCTGTCACGGTCGTCGACGACCTCTCGAGCGGCAAGCGCGAGTGGGTACCATCGGAAGCTACGTTCGTCGAAGGCGACCTGCTCGAGCGAGAACTCCTCGAGTCGGCCATCCACCCGGAGCTGGACGTCGTGTTCCACCTCGCCTCTCGGAAAGCCGTGAACGACGACCAACCGCACAGCCAGTTTCGTGAGAATACTCTCATGACGTCGTCGCTCCTGCAGGCGATGCGATCCCACGGCGTCGACACCCTCGTGTTCACCTCGTCGTCGACTGTCTACGGCGAGGCGCCGCGGCCGACGCCGGAGGATTACGCGCCGCTCGAGCCGATCAGCGCCTACGGGGCGAGCAAGCTCGCCTGCGAAGGGTTGCTGGCGACCGCAGCCCACTCACACGGAATGACGGTCCGGAACGTTCGCTTCGCAAACATCGTTGGTCCGCGACTTCGCGGTGCAGTCGTCCCCGATTTCATCGAGAAGCTCCAGGCAGATCCGGAGACGCTGACGATTCTCGGAAACGGCCGCCAGGAGAAGTCCTACATGCACGTCGACGACTGCATCGACGCGATGCTCCACGTTCTCGAGGAGACCACCGGTCCGATGACGTCTGTTAACCTCGGCACGCGAACGACGACGTCCGTGAATCGGATTGCAGACATCGTCGCCGACGAGATAGGTGTCGATCCGGCATACGAGTATACCGGCGGCGAACGCGGCTGGACGGGCGACATCCCGAAGATGCGACTCTCGATCGAGAAACTGGCCGCGCTTGGATGGGAGCCATCGACCGAGAGCGACGCGGCCGTTCGCCAGGCTACTCGAGAGTTGCTGTCGGAACCCAGCATCGGCTGA
- a CDS encoding FkbM family methyltransferase yields MDLSKAIVSISEEFKAKSYEASNHLPKSVRSPAGRHVRPAIATAYRSVVDRLVPSTWEITTNGLTMRFRISNIDEYRQFKRFPEKDTSFPLPGDLLNQLRSDDVFWDIGANVGVYTCFAAAALPPGQVVSIEPNPNNAARITENLRLNGLTADVHQRALMEEPGELTLEITDHVDAGAYGRITEDPSSGITVQGTSGDRLVDAGVPAPTVIKIDVQGAEFEALRGMENLLSSPDCRLVYADIITADSGGYYKGKSNGDAEREWLEDRGFEVERLYEWEDGHFIRAQRPEEGSRDGERDALEPSVS; encoded by the coding sequence ATGGATCTCTCTAAAGCCATCGTCTCGATCTCAGAAGAGTTCAAAGCGAAGTCATACGAGGCGAGCAACCACCTCCCGAAGTCGGTCAGGAGCCCAGCGGGACGGCACGTGCGACCGGCTATTGCAACGGCTTATCGGTCCGTCGTCGACCGCCTAGTACCGTCGACGTGGGAGATCACGACGAACGGGCTCACGATGCGGTTTCGGATTTCGAATATTGACGAATACCGACAGTTCAAACGGTTTCCCGAGAAGGACACGTCCTTTCCGTTACCAGGAGACCTTCTCAATCAACTCCGATCCGACGACGTCTTCTGGGATATCGGAGCGAACGTCGGGGTCTACACCTGTTTCGCGGCCGCGGCGTTGCCACCTGGCCAGGTCGTTAGTATCGAACCGAACCCCAACAACGCCGCCCGGATCACCGAAAACCTGCGACTCAACGGATTGACGGCGGATGTCCACCAGCGTGCGCTAATGGAGGAACCCGGAGAGCTGACCCTCGAGATAACGGACCACGTGGACGCTGGTGCGTACGGACGAATCACCGAAGACCCGTCGTCGGGAATCACCGTGCAAGGAACGAGCGGTGATCGCCTCGTGGACGCTGGCGTCCCCGCCCCGACTGTCATCAAGATCGACGTCCAGGGAGCAGAATTCGAGGCCCTGCGCGGCATGGAAAACCTTCTCTCGAGTCCTGACTGTCGGCTCGTTTACGCGGATATCATCACAGCTGACTCGGGTGGCTACTACAAGGGCAAGTCGAACGGGGATGCGGAACGGGAATGGCTTGAGGACAGAGGGTTCGAGGTCGAGCGACTGTACGAGTGGGAAGACGGCCATTTCATCCGTGCACAACGGCCCGAGGAAGGATCGCGAGACGGTGAACGCGACGCGCTCGAACCCTCGGTCTCGTGA
- a CDS encoding ABC transporter ATP-binding protein, with protein MSPTDTTDDIAWRKKGQALYRVAKFHPPLAVAIVVLSVVAAFLEGIGLGFIMPILEVAQGEQSAENGDAFLEVFLMLYETVGIPFTLGYLIAGVTAVMTVRFTTSFLVNWLSAAIVTKYVRYLQEEAFNHAIEADVSYYDREGSDDILNAIVTQAEYAGSVIKYALRCVEQGLLAAMYLTIALLISPLLTVLTAVFLGGITVLFRHVLDTGYSLGDKVANAKEGIQSQAQAGTQGVREVKIFGMIDELRSGFSKSIEQFERNSIRIERNDAAITNFYQLMTAVAVFGLIYAGLTLSSMTLAELGVFLFAMYQLGPKVSSLNKYVYRFESQLPHLVRTQEFLEELEQNREPTDGSRPVPKPVDRIEFDDVRFSYDSSDESVLRDVSFEFTREEFVAFVGPSGAGKSTIASLLARLYEPDRGEIRADGVPIDDTDIQEWRSRVAVVRQDPHVFNETLRRNVTAGNRGATQAEIEAACEIAQVTEFLEDLPDGYDTVLGDQGVKLSGGQRQRVAIARALLKDADLLILDEATSDLDTALEQQVHSGIESMERDYAMLVIAHRLSTVTNADRIYTMEDGRIVEAGPHEELLSNADTYSSLYSLQSG; from the coding sequence ATGTCTCCCACTGATACGACGGACGATATCGCCTGGCGCAAGAAAGGACAGGCGTTATACCGGGTTGCGAAATTCCACCCTCCGTTAGCCGTCGCAATCGTCGTGCTGAGCGTCGTTGCGGCATTTCTCGAGGGGATCGGCCTCGGGTTCATCATGCCGATTCTCGAGGTCGCCCAGGGCGAACAGTCGGCCGAGAACGGCGACGCCTTCCTCGAGGTCTTCCTCATGCTGTACGAGACGGTAGGAATCCCGTTCACGCTCGGCTACCTGATCGCTGGCGTCACGGCCGTGATGACCGTCCGATTTACGACCTCGTTTCTGGTCAACTGGCTCAGTGCAGCGATCGTCACGAAATACGTCCGCTATCTACAGGAAGAAGCGTTCAATCACGCGATCGAGGCAGATGTCTCGTACTACGATCGGGAGGGGTCAGACGATATCCTCAACGCGATCGTCACGCAAGCAGAGTACGCAGGAAGCGTCATCAAGTACGCATTGCGCTGTGTCGAACAGGGATTGCTCGCCGCGATGTATCTCACTATTGCGTTGCTCATTTCGCCACTATTGACGGTTCTCACGGCGGTCTTTCTCGGCGGGATAACCGTGCTGTTCAGGCACGTCCTCGACACCGGCTATTCGCTCGGCGATAAGGTTGCGAATGCAAAAGAGGGAATCCAGAGCCAGGCCCAGGCGGGAACCCAGGGCGTCAGAGAAGTCAAAATATTCGGGATGATCGACGAACTCCGGTCGGGGTTCTCGAAATCGATCGAGCAGTTCGAACGAAACTCGATCAGGATCGAACGGAACGACGCAGCCATCACGAACTTCTACCAACTCATGACGGCAGTAGCCGTCTTCGGGTTGATCTACGCCGGATTGACGTTGTCCTCGATGACGCTCGCCGAACTGGGAGTCTTCCTGTTCGCGATGTACCAGCTCGGACCGAAGGTCAGTAGCTTGAATAAGTACGTTTATCGATTCGAAAGTCAACTCCCACATCTCGTTCGAACCCAGGAGTTCCTCGAGGAACTCGAACAGAACCGCGAGCCAACGGACGGATCGAGGCCGGTTCCGAAGCCGGTCGACCGGATTGAGTTCGACGACGTTCGATTCAGCTACGACTCGAGCGACGAGTCGGTGCTGCGTGACGTCTCGTTCGAGTTCACCCGCGAGGAGTTCGTCGCGTTCGTCGGCCCTTCGGGCGCAGGGAAGTCGACGATCGCCTCGCTGCTCGCGAGGCTGTACGAACCCGATCGCGGTGAGATTCGTGCCGACGGCGTCCCGATCGACGACACTGACATACAGGAGTGGCGCTCTCGAGTGGCAGTCGTCAGGCAAGACCCACACGTATTCAACGAAACGCTTCGGCGAAACGTCACGGCCGGGAACCGGGGTGCGACCCAGGCGGAGATCGAAGCGGCCTGTGAGATCGCACAGGTGACCGAGTTCCTCGAGGACCTGCCGGACGGGTACGATACCGTCCTCGGCGATCAAGGCGTGAAGCTGTCCGGTGGCCAACGCCAGCGGGTCGCGATCGCTCGAGCGTTACTGAAAGACGCAGACCTGCTGATTCTGGACGAAGCGACGAGCGATCTGGATACCGCGCTCGAGCAGCAGGTACACAGTGGAATCGAGTCGATGGAACGGGACTACGCGATGTTGGTGATCGCACACCGGCTCTCGACGGTGACGAACGCAGATCGAATCTACACGATGGAAGATGGCCGAATCGTCGAAGCCGGTCCTCACGAGGAGTTGTTATCGAACGCCGATACGTACTCCTCGCTGTATTCGTTACAGTCAGGATAA